In one Halichondria panicea chromosome 4, odHalPani1.1, whole genome shotgun sequence genomic region, the following are encoded:
- the LOC135335011 gene encoding large ribosomal subunit protein mL55-like, with product MATLLHSITALQWRALPRCVPLSVISPRSHGQPLCGRSGQCTARSLSNRVTKRLEKLGIGPDGKPLPTPNVRKVFPKMYKLLMVNQDGSTYTVRHRYPHRMVTLPLDLSTLTPEQLAERERVKQAAKIRVYVEEEIEDDEWDQQHYKNLL from the exons ATGGCTACACTTCTCCACAGTATCACAGCACTGCAATGGCGTGCCCTACCAAG ATGTGTACCACTTTCTGTTATCTCACCGAGGAGCCATGGGCAACCGTTGTGTGGAAGGTCCGGACAATGTACAGCAAGAAGCCTCTCCAACAGAGTCACCAAAAGACTAGAGAA ACTTGGCATTGGCCCAGATGGTAAGCCCCTCCCCACTCCCAACGTGAGGAAGGTATTTCCTAAGATGTACAAGTTGCTTATGGTGAATCAGGATGGCTCCACCTACACCGTACGTCACAG GTACCCCCACCGTATGGTCACCCTGCCACTGGACCTGTCCACTCTCACTCCAGAGCAGCTAGCTGAGAGGGAGAGAGTGAAACAAGCCGCCAAGATACGAGTGTACGTTGAGGAGGAGATTGAAGACGATGAGTGGGATCagcaacactacaagaaccTGCTCTAG
- the LOC135335010 gene encoding histone chaperone asf1-like produces the protein MAKVQITNVTVLDNPTAFLNPFQFEITFECLENLEKDLEWKIIYVGSASSETCDQTLDSVFVGPIPAGVHKFVFQADAPNTEKLPSDDVVGVTVVLLTCSYLSAEFVRIGYYVNNEYADPVLSENPPSKPMFEKLQRNILASNPRVTKFKINWD, from the exons ATGGCTAAAGTACAGATCACTAATGTCACTGTCCTGGACAACCCCACTGCTTTCTTGAATCCTTTTCAGTTTGAGATCACTTTTGAGTGCTTGGAAAATCTTGAAAAGG ATTTAGAGTGGAAGATAATCTACGTTGGCTCAGCCTCGAGTGAGACTTGTGATCAGACGCTTGACTCAGTATTCGTGGGACCTATACCAGCTGGGGTTCACAAGTTTGTGTTTCAGGCTGATGCTCCCAACACGGAGAAACTACCTTCTGATGATGTTGTGGGTGTAACCGTTGTATTGCTTACCTGTTCGTATTTATCTGCCGAGTTTGTACGAATTGGTTACTATGTCAACAACGAGTATGCTGACCCTGTATTATCTGAAAATCCCCCCTCTAAACCCATGTTCGAAAAG CTTCAAAGAAACATTCTGGCAAGTAACCCGAGAGTAACTAAATTCAAGATCAACTGGGACTAA
- the LOC135334959 gene encoding nuclear pore complex protein Nup155-like isoform X1 — translation MSLSGVSSLMGSSGDSVESLEAAGRLLEKHLHEDNSFMELSGQLRIATHVQTNCSGHTDVDYPSLPSTLPSLSSLPHLGPIKHIPIPPELLQEFQNMQCNCAMNLMPEIRRAWLTIDSTIYMWNYEDGKDLAYFDGLSEVILAAGLVLPKEGVFQDHIEYLLCLTTAVEVVVLGVSFTSSPTDTHSEIHLQPEPLFNVPSDNVCMVAIEGTPDGRLFLAGRDGCLYEIIYQAVDGWFSKKCRKINHSISMVSFLVPSFLSFSEDDPLTQLVIDNSRHVLYTRSDNNTITAYDLGSDGKGLRRVASISMGRIVQRSLSALRSADKTLVSPLVWISVIPASESLTLHLLAVTKSGLRLYFTTTPGGIAARPSLLALVHVRLPPGYSPSSTQRPGPTVHQVFYRKGVLVLSSSVTEERDNLWMVDSDLFPFQTALMESHVTNRLEGRMWAIAESIQPGELEAISSPTPSPPTLVTQHARPSRQFVLLTTQGSYIVTKLRPMEQLQFLLDACKSGTSESIESFFTLFKETQACAMCLILATKSSPQVSASATEAFFRYGGEPHFIFPTNLGPAGLSQGGVASPMQTPPPSNIASTYQTTPQTLTPQQGPGGGPGTPAQYGTQTPGTPAMGMGPQALGRALTGPEVHLSGRHDGLVRYLSRLLRPLWNEPVAVSYKPPGDIQNEQVESRYSREELTIFSEQLHNLKSFLETNRQLFSMSSDSLRMSSPSNVHQRMLHFMRPDGMDTVSPAHVQQSLMKKYQADAHQMEQSSLLNLHALIVRCCECLSLWKLFTENQFSLVAAGLSKDNLMLLQRTTFSSLFVRGKQLISSLITSLLTRHAVDSAMSDTLTVQLRGSTPSLFSQDDAVLSKGLELVTMAKASQSNYDRLTQLRESLKNFSRVTHQLPLATIVELYSELHFMEGVVELALCSANHKDPQNLGLHFYKSGQPPDDVMGQRAFMERQELYSTVTGVLSQLLLRQRTPGPAQHIPTRPGPPPDKPTEDHPDPQKEFDETISIALRSDDQLFHVTLYSWLIGEDLADMVVEIQSPYIEEYLKYTATIQDDNRLILDLLWRYYERNKNYAAAAQILDKIAHTEGSDLELDERLEYISRAVMCAKSCNLATSASRAGEILHELEEKMEVARIQLGVLDALNLRPRTPDVAAAIGMLNEELMDITKLYGDFAEPFELAECKLAIVHCAGHYDPTLIESLWRDIIDSVLRVGPPTAPAQMQAIRTKLMQLGPLYSASERFFPLRYLVVSLEKHACQRGWERGFPHQLLLEIGVSLKSLFLVYDEMYKAKDAYWASVGSPLYVLVAMASVVDSYLQRPSMVTIYEKPTFTASVQDALNRYLVELGTLSPSTPHYREISSKLRDQQTRLQRMTL, via the exons ATGAGTCTAAGTGGTGTGTCAAGCTTAATGGGATCCTCGGGAGACAGTGTGGAGAGTTTGGAGGCTGCTGGAAGGTTGTTGGAGAAACACTTACATGAGGACAACAGCTTCATGGAGCTGAGTGGCCAGCTAAGGATAGCCACACACG TCCAGACAAACTGCAGCGGACATACAGACGTGGATTACCCGTCTCTGCCGTCCACCCTCCCCAGTCTGAGCTCACTCCCACACCTCGGCCCAATCAAGCACATTCCTATTCCACCAGAACTGCTGCAGGAGTTTCAAA ACATGCAGTGCAACTGTGCTATGAACTTGATGCCGGAGATTCGTAGGGCGTGGCTAACCATCGACTCCACCATCTACATGTGGAATTACGAGGATGGGAAGGACCTTGCCTACTTTGATGGACTGAGTGAGGTCATTCTGGCAGCTGGTCTGGTCCTGCCTAAAGAAGGAGTGTTCCAGGATCATATTGAGTACTTGTTGTGTCTGACCACGGCcgtggaggtggtggtgttAGGGGTCAGCTTcacat CCTCCCCGACGGACACACACTCTGAAATACACCTCCAGCCGGAGCCTCTGTTCAACGTGCCCTCAGacaatgtgtgcatggtggcTATAGAGGGCACTCCTGATGGCCGCTTGTTTCTAGCCGGGAGGGACGGCTGTCTGTACGAGATCATCTACCAGGCCGTGGATGGATGGTTCAGTAAAAAGTGCCGGAAAATTAACCATTCCATTTCTATGGTTTCGTTCCTCGTACCATCTTTTCTCTCATTCTCTGAAGATG AtccgctgactcagctagtgATTGACAACAGTCGTCACGTTCTCTACACACGTAGCGACAATAACACAATCACAGCGTATGATCTCGGCTCTGACGGGAAGGGGTTAAGAAGGGTGGCCAGTATTAGCATGGGTCGTATAGTTCAAAGGTCATTGTCGGCTCTGAGGTCAGCTGACAAGACGTTGGTTAGTCCTCTGGTGTGGATATCAGTGATACCTGCCTCTGAGTCCCTCACTCTCCACCTACTGGCAGTCACCAAATCAG GTCTTCGTCTCTACTTCACCACTACGCCCGGTGGTATTGCTGCCCGTCCCTCTCTCCTGGCTCTGGTGCACGTTCGTCTCCCCCCGGGCtactccccctcctccacacaacGCCCAGGACCAACCGTACACCAAGTCTTCTATAGGAAAG GTGTTCTGGTTCTATCGTCATCGGTAACAGAAGAGAGAGATAACCTGTGGATGGTGGACTCTGACCTCTTCCCATTCCAAACAGCCCTCATGGAATCTCAT GTAACCAATCGTCTTGAAGGTCGAATGTGGGCCATTGCCGAGTCCATTCAGCCAGGGGAGCTAGAGGCCATCTCCTcccccacaccctcaccaccCACACTTGTCACACAACATGCACGCCCCTCACGACAGTTTGTACTCCTCACCACACAGGGGAGTTATATAGTCACGAAACTCCGCCCAATGGAGCAGCTGCAATTCTTATTGGACGCTTGTAAAAGCGGAACTAGTGAAAGCATCGAATCTTTCTTCACACTATTCAAA GAGACGCAAGCGTGTGCCATGTGCCTTATCCTAGCAACCAAGAGCTCCCCACAG GTGTCAGCCTCTGCCACTGAAGCTTTCTTCAGGTACGGAGGAGAACCTCACTTTATATTCCCCACAAACCTCGGACCCGCTGGATTGTCACAAGGGGGCGTGGCCTCTCCAATGCAGACTCCACCCCCTTCCAATATTGCCTCAACATATCAGACCACCCCACAAACGCTCACACCTCAACAAGGGCCAGGTGGGGGGCCAG GCACACCTGCTCAGTATGGTACCCAGACACCCGGCACTCCTGCAATGGGAATGGGACCTCAGGCTCTGGGTAGGGCACTTACTGGCCCTGAGGTGCATTTGTCTGGTAGACACGATGGTCTCGTTCGCTACTTGTCTCGTCTATTGCGACCACTGTGGAATGAACCGGTTGCCGTGAGCTACAAACCTCCTGGAGACATACAAAATGAACAA GTTGAAAGCAGATATTCCAGAGAAGAATTGACCATTTTCTCTGAGCAGTTGCACAATCTAAAGAGTTTCTTGGAGACCAACAGACAGCTGTTCTCAATGTCTTCTGACAGCCTGCG TATGTCATCTCCGTCCAACGTCCACCAACGAATGCTGCACTTCATGCGTCCTGATGGTATGGACACTGTCAGCCCCGCCCATGTACAGCAGTCCCTCATGAAGAAATACCAAG CTGATGCTCATCAAATGGAGCAAAGTTCGTTGCTCAACCTTCATGCTCTTATTGTCCGCTGCTGTGAATGTCTGTCGCTATGGAAACTGTTCACGGAGAACCAGTTCAGCCTCGTAGCAGCTGGCCTGAGCAAG GACAACCTAATGCTGCTGCAGAGGACCACCTTCAGCTCTCTGTTTGTGAGGGGAAAGCAG CTCATATCGTCGCTGATAACCTCCCTCTTGACCCGCCACGCTGTTGACTCGGCAATGTCTGACACCCTCACTGTTCAGCTGCGAGGCTCCACCCCCTCGTTGTTCTCACAAGATGACGCTGTGCTGAGTAAAGGCCTTGAGCTTGTCACGATGGCCAAGGCCAGTCAGAGCAACTACGACCGACTCACACAGCTCAGAGAATCTCTTAAG AACTTCAGCCGTGTGACCCACCAGTTGCCCCTGGCGACCATTGTGGAGCTGTACAGCGAGCTGCACTTtatggagggggtggtggagTTAGCGCTGTGCTCGGCCAATCACAAGGACCCTCAAAATCTGGGACTACACTTCTACAAGTCGGGGCAACCccctgatgatgtcatgggaCAGAGGGCTTTCATGGAGAG ACAGGAGCTATACTCGACAGTGACTGGAGTGCTCTCTCAGCTGTTGTTACGACAGAGGACACCAGGTCCCGCCCAACATATTCCCACCCGGCCTGGACCACCCCCTGACAAGCCAACGGAAGACCACCCAGACCCACAGAAAGAG TTTGATGAAACAATATCCATAGCTTTGCGTTCAGACGATCAGCTGTTTCATGTGACGTTGTACAGCTGGCTTATCGGAGAGGATCTGGCTGACATGGTTGTCGAG ATCCAGTCTCCGTACATCGAGGAGTACCTCAAATACACAGCCACCATTCAG gatgacAATCGCCTCATTTTAGACCTCCTCTGGCGCTATTATGAGAGGAACAAGAATTATGCGGCAGCTGCACAAATACTCGACAAGATTGCACATACTGAGGG ATCTGACCTGGAATTGGATGAAAGGCTTGAATATATATCTCGAGCTGTCATGTGCGCCAAGAGCTGTAACCTAGCAACATCGGCAAGCAGGGCTGGTGAAATATTGCACGAGTTAGAAGAAAAAATGGAAGTTGCTCGTATCCAACTGGGTGTGTTAGACGCTCTTAACCTTCGACCCCGTACTCCAGACGTGGCAGCTGCCATAGGGATGCTTAACGAAGAGCTGATGGATATTACAAAATTGTACGGGGATTTCGCTGAGCCATTCGAGCTGGCTGAGTGCAAGCTGGCAATAGTGCACTGTGCTGGCCACTATGACCCCACCCTTATAGAGTCACTGTGGAGGGACATCATCGATAGTG TCCTGCGAGTTGGCCCACCCACTGCCCCGGCTCAGATGCAAGCTATCCGCACCAAACTCATGCAACTAGGCCCTCTCTACTCGGCCAGCGAGCGTTTCTTTCCCCTACGGTATCTGGTGGTCAGTCTGGAGAAGCACGCCTGTCAGAGGGGGTGGGAGAGGGGATTCCCCCACCAGCTGCTACTGGAGATTGGAGTCTCACTCAAATCTCTGTTCCTAGTCTACGACGAAATGTACAAAGCAAAG GACGCTTACTGGGCGTCTGTTGGCTCACCCCTCTATGTTCTGGTTGCCATGGCTTCTGTTGTGGACTCTTACCTGCAGAGGCCCTCTATGGTCACCATCTATGAGAA ACCCACCTTCACCGCCTCAGTACAGGACGCCCTCAATCGCTACCTGGTGGAGCTGGGCACTCTCAGCCCAAGCACTCCACACTATCGAGAAATATCCTCCAAACTTAGAGACCAACAAACTAGACTGCAGAGAATGACTCTTTAG
- the LOC135334959 gene encoding nuclear pore complex protein Nup155-like isoform X2 has protein sequence MVAIEGTPDGRLFLAGRDGCLYEIIYQAVDGWFSKKCRKINHSISMVSFLVPSFLSFSEDDPLTQLVIDNSRHVLYTRSDNNTITAYDLGSDGKGLRRVASISMGRIVQRSLSALRSADKTLVSPLVWISVIPASESLTLHLLAVTKSGLRLYFTTTPGGIAARPSLLALVHVRLPPGYSPSSTQRPGPTVHQVFYRKGVLVLSSSVTEERDNLWMVDSDLFPFQTALMESHVTNRLEGRMWAIAESIQPGELEAISSPTPSPPTLVTQHARPSRQFVLLTTQGSYIVTKLRPMEQLQFLLDACKSGTSESIESFFTLFKETQACAMCLILATKSSPQVSASATEAFFRYGGEPHFIFPTNLGPAGLSQGGVASPMQTPPPSNIASTYQTTPQTLTPQQGPGGGPGTPAQYGTQTPGTPAMGMGPQALGRALTGPEVHLSGRHDGLVRYLSRLLRPLWNEPVAVSYKPPGDIQNEQVESRYSREELTIFSEQLHNLKSFLETNRQLFSMSSDSLRMSSPSNVHQRMLHFMRPDGMDTVSPAHVQQSLMKKYQADAHQMEQSSLLNLHALIVRCCECLSLWKLFTENQFSLVAAGLSKDNLMLLQRTTFSSLFVRGKQLISSLITSLLTRHAVDSAMSDTLTVQLRGSTPSLFSQDDAVLSKGLELVTMAKASQSNYDRLTQLRESLKNFSRVTHQLPLATIVELYSELHFMEGVVELALCSANHKDPQNLGLHFYKSGQPPDDVMGQRAFMERQELYSTVTGVLSQLLLRQRTPGPAQHIPTRPGPPPDKPTEDHPDPQKEFDETISIALRSDDQLFHVTLYSWLIGEDLADMVVEIQSPYIEEYLKYTATIQDDNRLILDLLWRYYERNKNYAAAAQILDKIAHTEGSDLELDERLEYISRAVMCAKSCNLATSASRAGEILHELEEKMEVARIQLGVLDALNLRPRTPDVAAAIGMLNEELMDITKLYGDFAEPFELAECKLAIVHCAGHYDPTLIESLWRDIIDSVLRVGPPTAPAQMQAIRTKLMQLGPLYSASERFFPLRYLVVSLEKHACQRGWERGFPHQLLLEIGVSLKSLFLVYDEMYKAKDAYWASVGSPLYVLVAMASVVDSYLQRPSMVTIYEKPTFTASVQDALNRYLVELGTLSPSTPHYREISSKLRDQQTRLQRMTL, from the exons atggtggcTATAGAGGGCACTCCTGATGGCCGCTTGTTTCTAGCCGGGAGGGACGGCTGTCTGTACGAGATCATCTACCAGGCCGTGGATGGATGGTTCAGTAAAAAGTGCCGGAAAATTAACCATTCCATTTCTATGGTTTCGTTCCTCGTACCATCTTTTCTCTCATTCTCTGAAGATG AtccgctgactcagctagtgATTGACAACAGTCGTCACGTTCTCTACACACGTAGCGACAATAACACAATCACAGCGTATGATCTCGGCTCTGACGGGAAGGGGTTAAGAAGGGTGGCCAGTATTAGCATGGGTCGTATAGTTCAAAGGTCATTGTCGGCTCTGAGGTCAGCTGACAAGACGTTGGTTAGTCCTCTGGTGTGGATATCAGTGATACCTGCCTCTGAGTCCCTCACTCTCCACCTACTGGCAGTCACCAAATCAG GTCTTCGTCTCTACTTCACCACTACGCCCGGTGGTATTGCTGCCCGTCCCTCTCTCCTGGCTCTGGTGCACGTTCGTCTCCCCCCGGGCtactccccctcctccacacaacGCCCAGGACCAACCGTACACCAAGTCTTCTATAGGAAAG GTGTTCTGGTTCTATCGTCATCGGTAACAGAAGAGAGAGATAACCTGTGGATGGTGGACTCTGACCTCTTCCCATTCCAAACAGCCCTCATGGAATCTCAT GTAACCAATCGTCTTGAAGGTCGAATGTGGGCCATTGCCGAGTCCATTCAGCCAGGGGAGCTAGAGGCCATCTCCTcccccacaccctcaccaccCACACTTGTCACACAACATGCACGCCCCTCACGACAGTTTGTACTCCTCACCACACAGGGGAGTTATATAGTCACGAAACTCCGCCCAATGGAGCAGCTGCAATTCTTATTGGACGCTTGTAAAAGCGGAACTAGTGAAAGCATCGAATCTTTCTTCACACTATTCAAA GAGACGCAAGCGTGTGCCATGTGCCTTATCCTAGCAACCAAGAGCTCCCCACAG GTGTCAGCCTCTGCCACTGAAGCTTTCTTCAGGTACGGAGGAGAACCTCACTTTATATTCCCCACAAACCTCGGACCCGCTGGATTGTCACAAGGGGGCGTGGCCTCTCCAATGCAGACTCCACCCCCTTCCAATATTGCCTCAACATATCAGACCACCCCACAAACGCTCACACCTCAACAAGGGCCAGGTGGGGGGCCAG GCACACCTGCTCAGTATGGTACCCAGACACCCGGCACTCCTGCAATGGGAATGGGACCTCAGGCTCTGGGTAGGGCACTTACTGGCCCTGAGGTGCATTTGTCTGGTAGACACGATGGTCTCGTTCGCTACTTGTCTCGTCTATTGCGACCACTGTGGAATGAACCGGTTGCCGTGAGCTACAAACCTCCTGGAGACATACAAAATGAACAA GTTGAAAGCAGATATTCCAGAGAAGAATTGACCATTTTCTCTGAGCAGTTGCACAATCTAAAGAGTTTCTTGGAGACCAACAGACAGCTGTTCTCAATGTCTTCTGACAGCCTGCG TATGTCATCTCCGTCCAACGTCCACCAACGAATGCTGCACTTCATGCGTCCTGATGGTATGGACACTGTCAGCCCCGCCCATGTACAGCAGTCCCTCATGAAGAAATACCAAG CTGATGCTCATCAAATGGAGCAAAGTTCGTTGCTCAACCTTCATGCTCTTATTGTCCGCTGCTGTGAATGTCTGTCGCTATGGAAACTGTTCACGGAGAACCAGTTCAGCCTCGTAGCAGCTGGCCTGAGCAAG GACAACCTAATGCTGCTGCAGAGGACCACCTTCAGCTCTCTGTTTGTGAGGGGAAAGCAG CTCATATCGTCGCTGATAACCTCCCTCTTGACCCGCCACGCTGTTGACTCGGCAATGTCTGACACCCTCACTGTTCAGCTGCGAGGCTCCACCCCCTCGTTGTTCTCACAAGATGACGCTGTGCTGAGTAAAGGCCTTGAGCTTGTCACGATGGCCAAGGCCAGTCAGAGCAACTACGACCGACTCACACAGCTCAGAGAATCTCTTAAG AACTTCAGCCGTGTGACCCACCAGTTGCCCCTGGCGACCATTGTGGAGCTGTACAGCGAGCTGCACTTtatggagggggtggtggagTTAGCGCTGTGCTCGGCCAATCACAAGGACCCTCAAAATCTGGGACTACACTTCTACAAGTCGGGGCAACCccctgatgatgtcatgggaCAGAGGGCTTTCATGGAGAG ACAGGAGCTATACTCGACAGTGACTGGAGTGCTCTCTCAGCTGTTGTTACGACAGAGGACACCAGGTCCCGCCCAACATATTCCCACCCGGCCTGGACCACCCCCTGACAAGCCAACGGAAGACCACCCAGACCCACAGAAAGAG TTTGATGAAACAATATCCATAGCTTTGCGTTCAGACGATCAGCTGTTTCATGTGACGTTGTACAGCTGGCTTATCGGAGAGGATCTGGCTGACATGGTTGTCGAG ATCCAGTCTCCGTACATCGAGGAGTACCTCAAATACACAGCCACCATTCAG gatgacAATCGCCTCATTTTAGACCTCCTCTGGCGCTATTATGAGAGGAACAAGAATTATGCGGCAGCTGCACAAATACTCGACAAGATTGCACATACTGAGGG ATCTGACCTGGAATTGGATGAAAGGCTTGAATATATATCTCGAGCTGTCATGTGCGCCAAGAGCTGTAACCTAGCAACATCGGCAAGCAGGGCTGGTGAAATATTGCACGAGTTAGAAGAAAAAATGGAAGTTGCTCGTATCCAACTGGGTGTGTTAGACGCTCTTAACCTTCGACCCCGTACTCCAGACGTGGCAGCTGCCATAGGGATGCTTAACGAAGAGCTGATGGATATTACAAAATTGTACGGGGATTTCGCTGAGCCATTCGAGCTGGCTGAGTGCAAGCTGGCAATAGTGCACTGTGCTGGCCACTATGACCCCACCCTTATAGAGTCACTGTGGAGGGACATCATCGATAGTG TCCTGCGAGTTGGCCCACCCACTGCCCCGGCTCAGATGCAAGCTATCCGCACCAAACTCATGCAACTAGGCCCTCTCTACTCGGCCAGCGAGCGTTTCTTTCCCCTACGGTATCTGGTGGTCAGTCTGGAGAAGCACGCCTGTCAGAGGGGGTGGGAGAGGGGATTCCCCCACCAGCTGCTACTGGAGATTGGAGTCTCACTCAAATCTCTGTTCCTAGTCTACGACGAAATGTACAAAGCAAAG GACGCTTACTGGGCGTCTGTTGGCTCACCCCTCTATGTTCTGGTTGCCATGGCTTCTGTTGTGGACTCTTACCTGCAGAGGCCCTCTATGGTCACCATCTATGAGAA ACCCACCTTCACCGCCTCAGTACAGGACGCCCTCAATCGCTACCTGGTGGAGCTGGGCACTCTCAGCCCAAGCACTCCACACTATCGAGAAATATCCTCCAAACTTAGAGACCAACAAACTAGACTGCAGAGAATGACTCTTTAG